Part of the Sorghum bicolor cultivar BTx623 chromosome 1, Sorghum_bicolor_NCBIv3, whole genome shotgun sequence genome, GCGGAAGGAGACCGGAAGGGAAAGAGAtgagctcctcctcctcggcgtCGGCCGTGCCGCCGGAGGACGACGTCTGCTCCGTCTGCCACGACCGCTTCCGGATCCCGTGCCAGGCGAACTGCTCCCATTGGTTTTGTGGCAAGTCCCTTCTCCTACACTTCCTCCTCTCCCTTCTTGAGATTTGGCTGTTCTCTCCACAATCTCTCGATCCGACTGCGCGGAGGGAAATCCAGTCGGCCGATGCGTGGGTTTGCTAAATTGCTGCGGTTCGCGCGTAGGGTGCTGGAATTGGCCTTGATCCCTCTTTACCATAGGGTCTCCTTAGGAGTTAACTGCAGGATTCGATGCAAAATGAGGGTTTAGGGTACTGAAATAGAGGCATATATATATCCTATAGGTGAGTAGACAGGGTAATGGTAGTTGGTAGATAGTGTCAAGCTGTCGACAACACGAATTGATGCTAAAGAGAGGCCGGATCTTGGAAGGGTGGCGTCATGGAATGGAACCGATGAACACAATACTTGTGGTAGCCTAGCCAAATAAACTCTGCTGTTACTTCTGCCCGACAACACAGGATGAATGGTTTTAGCCTTTTAGAGCAATAATAAGAAGCAGAAGTTAAGAAGAACGGCTGCCCCCTACGGATCAGTATCACCCATCACTATTTCTATTAAAAATAACAAGCCAATACAAAGATGGGGCTACCTTTTCTTCTATTGAAAGTTTGTGTAACTTCTGTGTTGCACTGTGTTCATGTTCAGTATTATCTAAGTAGACATGTAGATGTGTGTGCTCTTGTGTGCTAGAAATGACCAGACATACATGTAAAGAAATGATTCTTTTTCTCCTTTTTCCAAATTTGGCGAACTACTAATATCATCTTAAAATTGCGCAACACCTACACAACTTTACAGCCTTGGAGTTTTCTCTATTACTGAATGTGGTGATAAAATCATCTTTTACAGGAGAGTGCATCATCCGTGTTTGGCATCATGGCCCTGCTGTACATGCTTGCAAGTGTCCCATTTGTCGCCGCCTTATAAATCTGCTAGTGCCTGCTGCTTTATCAGAGCAGGAGGATGATCCACAAGCTCACCGTATTTTAGGAGAGATTCAACACTATAACTGTATATTTGGTGGAGCACCACGCAGCCTGACTCAGGTTGGTACACTGTCAATGAAATTTGGTGTCTTCACTATACTTTCGAGAATAAAATTGACACTTGAGATTGGTAAAAGTTGTCCATGAAATCTGGTGTCTTCACTATACTTTcgagaataaaaatataaaattgacACTTGAGATTGGTAAAAGTTGCTGCGCTTGATATTTCCATGCTGCTGTTATTGTTAGAGTGCATAAAAAAACATTGGCCAAACTCCTTGATAAACAAGGTCCGAGACAAGGTTTCATATTGTTTCAAAACAGAATTCATGCTCTGTTGCTCCTTGATTGGCATGTCTCCCCCAGTCCCTATAGGATCTGTATATGATTGGGAAATCATCTCTCCAAGAAATTGGACTATTGTACACGTGCCTTAGACATGGTGATTTTAATGGACCGTACTTTTAGCATATAATTACTTTGACCACTTGCTTTCTTTCAGCTATCATCTTTGTTATCAGGAGCAGTTCTTATTTGGACCTGACATAATTAAAATGTTCTCTCACACTCCTTGTAGAGAATGTTAGAAATTCCCTTGTTAATTGTAGGGTTCATTAGGTATGTGGCCTTCATGTTATAACAGATATGGCTATTGGAGCTGTCATAGTTGTATAAGGAATACAAGTATACAACTAAGATACAGCTGTCAGAATTATACAATGAATATGACTACTTTTTCAACTAGAAATGTATGTCTCTAGCATCTACCCATATAATCTTGCGGGAGGTTTTCATCTAACTACTTTGTTTTTGACATTCCTGTTATCCAGAGGTTGCAAGACCTACCCTTCTTCATTCGAAGACTGTTCAGAGAACTAATGGATCCCCAGCGAACTCTCCCACTTGTGTTCAGGGcacggatgatgatgatggtaaGTCCTATAGGATCAAACTATTCTTTTGGTTCATATTCCTCGTCAGTATTACGCTGGGAAGTTACTAAGATTAGGAAAGCAAACAGGTTGCGCTATTTCTGACCTCACCTCAGTTTTATACCATCGCCCAGTGCAATGGATGTGAGAGATGAGACCATATATGAATCTGATAAGATGATGACTAATTCGTACTTGTAGGTCGCATTGAGTGCAATTTATGTGCTGAGCCCTGTCGACATTCTTCCTGAAAGTAAGTTTCATATTCCCAAGAACAAGTGGCAACATCTTAATAAACCTGTCGCTGCTGTTGCCTGAGCATCCTATATTAATCTCACATCAAGGCCTTGATTCTGCAACCTGCAGGTATGCTGGGGCTCCTTGGATTCGTTGATGACCTGCTCATCCTGCTGATCGTGTTCCTCCACCTTGCCGCTGTTTACCGGTCATTGCTCCTATACCGCCACGGCGGCCAGTAGAAGCTACAGTGCATAACTCGAATGCTTAGCTGGTTTCCATGTGGAGTTTTCTGAGATTGCAGCGGATTTGGAAGATTGCTAAGATGACGATGTGAAGGCCGGACGGCATAGCCTGTCTGTACTATTCTACTATGCCTGTTTCCTGACAGTGACACGGTGAACTTTGGTTGGTTGATGCAAGTGAACTTCCCTTCGTTTTCGTCGCAAAAAGCTGAAAGAATTTGCCTTCGTTTGTTGGGCTTACTGTACATAGAGTTAGACTACACTTGTCATTTTCATTTTTGCTTCCTTTCCCTTGGAAGTTGGAATTGGAACCGATGTTTGTATTTCAGTAAGAGCATAATTCTTTCAATGCTCTCTTACCCAATATAATGTttagctattttgtaaaatatataacttcttaaaaaagaagaggttcacaacagccttgctatcagatagctagtgccagtggttggctatatatggccaacgaaaatcaagggatagcaaactttctattttacaaaaccaaatagcacatctgttggagtctATTTTTCTACTACAAAAATTCTAAAAGGCCTCCATAATAAGAATagcaaagctgttggagttgctctaacctCCTAATCTTTTAGCACTTGGGAAAAAAAGGCCAGAAGGGTGTCGTATTTTCTCGGGCAGTCTCCAGGTGGAAGAGTAAAAGGAGGAAAGACAGGTTTCATGTGATAAAGGAATTAAATGAGTATAAAAACAAATTCAGGATTTTTGATGCAAAAACATCACAACCCATGGGACCAACCAAATTTTGATTTTTGGAAGTGGAATATTAGAAAAATCTTTGGATCTGACCTTCTTTATTCCTCTCAATACTTTTTTAGAGTTGGAAAACATCATATTTTCATATGAAGAAAAAGTAAGATACTCTGCTCTAACTGGGTTGGACACTACTCTCAGTTGTCATCATTTATGGGCCCAGTTTGTAAAGCTCCCATTGGCTGTCATGGTGGGGCCTGGGGTCTGGGCCGCGACGAGTAGAAGAAGAGGTAGGGGATCGCGCTGGCCGCTGGCCGAGTTGGGTTGGCTCTTGCGGGCGTGTGCGGCTTCTGCCATGATCGCGGGGGGCCATGGCTAGCTCAACCATGCCATGGTCGCCGGCGGCCTCGACAACGACAATGGCCTGCTCGGCTTGGATGAGATGTCGGCCACAGACCTCAGCGAGCGGGACAGCATGTGACGTGACGGTGGATTGCACATGCGTGGCACTATACAGATATACTCCATTGCGCCTTACATCTCATGGCCATGGGGCGAGGCTATGCAGATCTGGGTGTGAAATCTGAATGCCAAGGCATTCTGCTCATCTCCATCTTCATATCTCCAGTGTCAAATATCCAAAAATTTCAAGTCCAAAGCGACTATGCTAATACACATAGATAACGGTATGGACTGAAACAGGAACAAGTCCGCGTGAAATGATACTCTTCTATGAATAAGGGAGTGTTTAATTCCCCTTCTACTAAAAAAAAGGTTTCGGTTCATCATTTTGCATATATAATTAAACACCATACAAGCTTTTTAGTAAAAAGGTGGTTATTcttcattttggattttggcctcaaaaggccaaaaaaaatccaaaagagCCTCAAGAAGTCCTCATGAGGACACTAAAAAATTACCATTTTGCATTCCATCATTTCAAAGTaattggcattttgcattttacattttatgaggaactaaacaccccctaaatgaCACTGAACAGACAACCAAGCGTCACTTTCATCTTCCAGACATTGCAAGACACACTGCCTCTAGCTAAGTTGGTTAGGCAGCTTGAGTAGCAGTCCTCTCGTCTGTCCCGTGCCAAAGAACAGGTAACATCAGTAGTGCATCTTCCCAGTTCAGCACTTCCACAGACAGCATATACCATTCTTGTACTAATTTCGGCCAACACAAGTCTAAGCATGTGAAAGGGGAAACAAAAGATGTCAAACACCAGGTTAGTACTTATGCAGCAAGATTAAAGGTTTTCTGACATTATCCAAATGTAATCTTGGTATGCCCACTGCCCAGTACATTCTCGAGTGCAGCCGGTTCCAATACATCCTAATTCCTACCACCAAAACAGCTCCCGGGTCCCTCTCTTGCCTATGCACTCATCACTTGCACAACACGACTGGGTTAAATGTACCACGAGAGATGCAGTTGTCTCACAGCAAGTAGAACTGCGAGTACAGAAGCTCCCTGATCTTGTAATAGTCCTCGCAGAGTGGGCCCTCAATGACGATCTGCTGAGACCCTGTGCTGCCCTGCAATATATATCATCGCATCACAAACATAAGACCTTGTTTGGATATTGTAGTATAACAAACTGCAATATTTAGAACCCATAGAAGCGCAAAATCAAGGTTTAGGAAAAAAAACTCTAAAAGACTACAGTTTTAAGCAACATAACTTTCAAAACTAAAAGGCTTCTTCCATCCAAACACTTCATAATGCTGCTCAAAACCAAACTATTTTGCAAACCATGGTATGTTTTTAGAGCTCCAAAAATACTTTGCATCAAAACAGGGTGTGTTAAGTCTCACACCACCGGTCAAGGGCTCAAGGCATATCAACTATGCTCCTGCAGTTTTGTCGGTATGTCATAAGAAATTGAGGCATCTGTTTGTCATGTATCATCTCAAGTTCTGGACCATAGTTCTTGAACTGGAGCAGATCAAGTTCTGCTGAAACATGCACAGGAGTGTTCCTCCTAAATGGATGCTCAAGTTACCTTTTGGCTAGAATCTCCAATCTTGCGCACCATGATGTATTCGCCACACCGCAAAGCACCTCCGGCAAATTCAACCTGCAACAACTCTTTCCTTAGCGACTATGTCAATGGCTTCAGTATATaccaaaaatattatttatcCCTTCCCGCTTAATATTATCAACTAAAAATACATATGCTCATCAATCAACTCTTGTTCGAGAGTCGAGACTGTTAACATCTATAGGCTATGTGAACTAAACAGCCTGTCCAGGTAACAAGTTGCATCTAGTATCCTGTTGTATGCTAGGGATAATGAAAGTTGCCAGCACAAATTTCTTCTCAACATACTATACTAATACACCTGAATCTCAACATATAGGGATAGTGAAAGTTGCCAGCACAAATTTCTTCTCAACATACTATACTAATACACCTGAATCTCAACATATTTGATCCTCCCACTCGTGTTCAACTGGGGGGGTGGGGgggactactccctccatttcaaattgtaAGGCCATTTAGTTTTTTAGATACACAACTCTTATCATGTAACTAGACATAATGTATATCTAGGTGGGTACCAAAAGCTATTTATCTAAAAAAGGTAGAACGACTTATCGTTTGGAACTGAGTACTTACTAAATGAAATATAAGTCTGGATAATGGCTATATAGGTACAGGGGATGGTCAAAGACTCAGCAATTCAATATAATAAACCTACCTGCCAGCCTTTATTTTCCAAAAACTGTTTAAAATCGGACAATTTTAAATCACCCACAAGAACTGGCTTGTGGGGTGGCGGTGTTGATGATGGGGGGAGCAAAATAAGCTTCTCATCTTCTTTTCCAACTTCTGCATCCACCCAAGCAATTTCATGCTCACCCAACTGCAGACCAAGCTGGTGTTAGTGATTTTAATGATGACCTGTAGTCAAAGTAAGGGCATACAACAAAGTACAGTGTTTAAAAACCAATCGCTTCAAGGATGGAAAACATGGTTACTTGCCTTACAAAATCTATAGGTACCACTGTACCAGCTAAAACTAGGCCAGTTCTTATGGTAAATGGACaacttttttttctcgaacacgcaggagagctgcatatCGTTACATTAAGAAGAGTAAAGGAGTGGGTTTAGAAACCCCATAGGCCCATACACACACCCTTTTACACCTAATGGTGTATCTCTCTCTCACTTTTCAAACTTGACCCAAGACCACTAGAGAGGAACCCATACATTGGCTGGCTCTAGAGCAAGGAGATTGGATATTCCCCAAGCTCTGGGCAACCTCCACAGGAGGAACTCATCTTTTACTGAAACCAAAACACTACTTAGGCTCGGTTGAATCCCATCAAATACACAACGACTGCGGTGATTCCAAATGGACCAAGCTCCCAGAATGATGATGGAATTGACCTTATGAATGGATAACTTTTTGGCATGCAAAGCCTTTGAAGTTGAATAATGAATGCAACTGGTTCGATATTATTTAGAGCTAGCAACTGAACAATACAGTAACAACCAATATAAGAAACACTCAAATCAACAAATGCCATATATGAAAAGGAATAGAAATATTTTGCAA contains:
- the LOC8079656 gene encoding E3 ubiquitin-protein ligase RNF170, producing the protein MSSSSSASAVPPEDDVCSVCHDRFRIPCQANCSHWFCGECIIRVWHHGPAVHACKCPICRRLINLLVPAALSEQEDDPQAHRILGEIQHYNCIFGGAPRSLTQRLQDLPFFIRRLFRELMDPQRTLPLVFRARMMMMVALSAIYVLSPVDILPESMLGLLGFVDDLLILLIVFLHLAAVYRSLLLYRHGGQ